In one Streptomyces sp. NBC_01288 genomic region, the following are encoded:
- a CDS encoding sugar ABC transporter ATP-binding protein, with the protein MAHDDILVADELVKSYGGVRALDGASIRLRGGEVHALVGENGAGKSTLVRILSGMLTADGGTVRSAGDTRIAVVSQELSLFPDLTVRENLFPQHPPRRLGLLDRSAMDRAARPVLAELGLDVDLRTELGELPLAEQQLTEIARALLRRPKLLILDEPTSALPAAAVDRLAPVLRALTDRGIAVLYVSHFLDEVMRFARRVTVLRDGRVVLAGVERAEVDVPELVSAMLGGRPEQPPRRVRSLADRPPPVVLSRVSVDGRLTDVTFTVRAGEVVGVAGLQGAGHLDALAVVCGRTAISAGRVDVGGRGLPRSLRGAVRAGVAFVPSDRKRYGLMVDRTVWENTTAVSWLALGRGGIAPSRSELVRRTVDLTERLRLGGGPYDLVARLSGGNQQKVVFAKWLATEPKIVVLDDPTRGVDVGVRAEMHRIVGESAAGGAAVLIASTDLAELTEVCDRVLVFVRGRVTEEVRGERLTEHGLAVAMQRTNGAGGAGGGADSPAGR; encoded by the coding sequence ATGGCTCACGACGACATCCTCGTGGCGGATGAGCTGGTCAAGTCCTATGGCGGGGTAAGGGCGTTGGACGGTGCGTCGATCCGGCTGCGCGGCGGTGAGGTGCACGCGCTGGTCGGTGAGAACGGTGCCGGGAAGTCGACGCTGGTACGCATCCTGTCGGGGATGCTGACGGCGGACGGCGGGACGGTGCGGTCGGCCGGGGACACCCGGATCGCCGTCGTCTCCCAGGAGTTGAGCCTCTTCCCGGACCTCACCGTGCGGGAGAACCTCTTCCCGCAGCACCCGCCCCGGCGCCTGGGCCTGTTGGACCGGAGCGCCATGGACCGGGCGGCCCGACCGGTCCTCGCGGAACTCGGCCTGGACGTGGACCTCCGTACGGAACTGGGCGAACTGCCCCTCGCGGAGCAGCAGTTGACGGAGATCGCGCGCGCTCTGCTCCGACGGCCCAAGCTGCTGATCCTCGACGAGCCCACGTCGGCCCTGCCGGCCGCCGCCGTCGACCGTCTCGCCCCTGTCCTGCGCGCGCTGACCGACCGGGGCATCGCCGTCCTGTACGTCTCCCACTTCCTGGACGAGGTGATGCGCTTCGCGCGGCGCGTGACGGTCCTGCGGGACGGGCGGGTCGTCCTGGCGGGTGTGGAGCGGGCCGAGGTCGATGTGCCGGAGCTGGTGTCGGCGATGCTGGGCGGCCGGCCGGAGCAACCGCCGCGCCGGGTACGGTCCTTGGCGGACCGGCCGCCGCCCGTGGTGCTGTCCCGGGTGAGCGTCGACGGGCGGCTGACCGACGTGACCTTCACCGTGCGGGCGGGTGAGGTGGTCGGGGTCGCCGGGCTGCAAGGGGCGGGCCATCTCGACGCGTTGGCGGTGGTGTGCGGGCGTACGGCGATCTCCGCGGGCCGGGTGGACGTAGGCGGCCGGGGGTTGCCGCGCTCGCTGCGGGGCGCGGTGCGCGCGGGCGTCGCCTTCGTGCCGAGCGACCGCAAACGGTACGGGCTGATGGTGGACCGTACGGTGTGGGAGAACACCACGGCCGTCAGCTGGCTGGCGTTGGGCCGGGGCGGGATCGCCCCCTCCCGTTCCGAACTCGTGCGCCGCACGGTCGACTTGACCGAGCGGCTGCGGCTGGGCGGTGGGCCGTACGACCTGGTCGCCCGGCTGTCGGGCGGCAACCAGCAGAAGGTCGTCTTCGCCAAGTGGCTCGCGACCGAGCCGAAGATCGTCGTGCTGGACGATCCGACCCGGGGTGTCGACGTCGGCGTACGCGCCGAGATGCACCGCATCGTGGGCGAGTCGGCGGCGGGCGGCGCGGCCGTCCTGATCGCGTCGACCGACCTCGCGGAGCTGACGGAGGTGTGTGACCGGGTGCTGGTGTTCGTGCGCGGGCGGGTCACCGAGGAGGTGCGCGGGGAGCGGTTGACCGAGCACGGGCTGGCGGTGGCGATGCAGCGGACGAACGGGGCGGGAGGCGCGGGAGGCGGGGCCGACTCCCCTGCCGGCCGCTGA
- a CDS encoding IclR family transcriptional regulator produces the protein MTDGPLPKSVLARGVLLLRACGDAETALSLAELALRTGLPKPTAYRLIGELARLGLVDRTPEGSYRIGLALFVLGQSAPSVRELRTVALPYLGDLHEATHENVHLAVPDGTDTLFLEKITGRRATPIVSRTGGRLPAHCTATGKVFLAQDPRPPRRTLPRLTPRTLVLPGQLARDLALTRARGYGVNLEEAEIGISAVAAPVYAPDRGLGPIAAISVTGGTRRLDVDRIGARLCAAARAITRMLSD, from the coding sequence ATGACGGACGGGCCGCTGCCGAAGTCGGTACTCGCGCGCGGGGTGTTGCTGCTGCGCGCCTGCGGCGATGCCGAGACCGCGCTCTCCCTCGCCGAACTGGCCCTGCGCACCGGGCTGCCCAAGCCGACGGCATACCGACTCATCGGCGAACTGGCCCGGCTCGGCCTGGTGGACCGAACCCCCGAAGGCAGCTACCGCATCGGGCTCGCCCTCTTCGTCCTCGGCCAATCAGCGCCGTCCGTACGGGAGTTGCGCACGGTGGCGCTGCCCTATCTGGGCGATCTGCACGAGGCGACCCACGAGAACGTCCACCTGGCCGTCCCGGACGGCACCGACACCCTCTTCCTGGAGAAGATCACCGGCCGCCGTGCCACCCCGATCGTCTCCCGCACCGGCGGCCGCCTCCCCGCCCACTGCACCGCCACCGGCAAGGTCTTCCTCGCGCAGGACCCGCGCCCGCCCCGCCGCACCCTGCCCCGCCTCACCCCGCGCACCCTGGTCCTCCCCGGCCAACTCGCCCGCGACCTCGCCCTGACCCGGGCCCGCGGCTACGGCGTGAACCTGGAGGAGGCCGAGATCGGCATCTCGGCGGTCGCGGCCCCCGTCTACGCCCCTGACCGCGGCCTCGGCCCGATCGCCGCGATCTCCGTCACCGGCGGTACCCGTCGCCTGGACGTGGACCGCATCGGGGCACGCCTGTGCGCGGCGGCGCGGGCGATCACGCGCATGCTCTCCGACTGA
- a CDS encoding thiamine pyrophosphate-binding protein — protein sequence MGYRPALAFLDILRDEGVDRIFGNPGTTELPFLAALSEAEDAPEYVLGVHEGAVVSMADGYARGTGRPAFVSLHIAAGLANGLIGLLNARRSRIPLVVTAGQQDRRHLQQDPMLSGDLLGLAKPAVKATYDIQHARDLPLALRRAFAQSQRPPAGPVFLSLPMDLLAEDTEVEVPARTAPPRQGPAAGLDRAAVLLGGAARPVIVAGDGVGREDAVAALVRTAEACGATVHHQPMADCLNFPATHPLYAGMLPPRHDAIRDTLSVYDTVLIVGAHAFTPHHYSPGPALPPGITVVQLDSDADEIGRNFPADAGLVGALAPSLHRLAELLREQVPDHTAKARMLRAGERHTAERDRAESAARAVYSAAPLAPWAAAHAVARGLPPDAVVVEEAITVGLLLRRLLRLDRPGSYTHTVGGGLGWGIGAAVGRSLAEPGRPVVSVLGDGCALFGLQGLWSAARQQVPVLFVVMGNGSYRTLQDTYEAMGGQGRCPGTELGALDFTRAARFFGVDAVRADSADHLRELVAGAEELTRPLLVDVPLRPS from the coding sequence ATGGGATACCGTCCCGCCCTCGCCTTCCTCGACATCCTGCGCGACGAGGGCGTGGACCGGATCTTCGGCAACCCCGGCACCACCGAACTCCCGTTCCTGGCAGCCCTGTCGGAGGCCGAGGACGCCCCCGAGTACGTCCTCGGCGTCCACGAGGGCGCGGTCGTCTCCATGGCCGACGGCTACGCGCGCGGCACCGGCCGCCCCGCGTTCGTCAGCCTGCACATCGCCGCCGGACTCGCCAACGGCCTCATCGGCCTTCTCAACGCCCGCCGTTCACGCATCCCGCTCGTCGTCACGGCCGGCCAGCAGGACCGCCGCCACCTCCAGCAGGACCCCATGCTCTCCGGTGACCTGCTCGGCCTCGCGAAGCCCGCGGTGAAGGCCACGTACGACATCCAGCACGCCCGCGACCTGCCCCTCGCCCTGCGCCGCGCCTTCGCGCAGTCCCAACGGCCGCCCGCCGGGCCGGTGTTCCTGTCCCTCCCCATGGACCTGCTCGCCGAGGACACCGAGGTCGAGGTCCCCGCCCGCACCGCCCCGCCCCGACAGGGGCCGGCCGCAGGGCTCGACCGGGCCGCCGTACTGCTCGGCGGTGCCGCGCGCCCCGTGATCGTCGCCGGGGACGGAGTGGGCCGCGAGGACGCGGTGGCCGCGCTCGTCCGCACGGCGGAGGCCTGCGGGGCGACGGTCCATCACCAGCCGATGGCGGACTGTCTCAACTTCCCTGCCACGCACCCCCTTTACGCCGGGATGCTGCCACCCCGCCACGACGCGATCCGGGACACGCTCTCGGTGTACGACACCGTCCTCATCGTCGGAGCCCACGCCTTCACACCGCACCACTACAGCCCCGGGCCCGCCCTGCCGCCCGGCATCACCGTCGTCCAACTCGACTCGGACGCCGATGAGATCGGCCGCAACTTCCCCGCCGACGCAGGGCTGGTGGGCGCGCTGGCCCCCTCGCTCCACCGACTTGCCGAGCTGCTGCGCGAGCAGGTGCCCGACCACACCGCCAAGGCCCGCATGCTGCGCGCCGGTGAACGGCACACCGCCGAACGGGACCGCGCCGAGTCCGCCGCCCGCGCCGTCTACTCGGCGGCACCGCTCGCTCCCTGGGCCGCCGCCCACGCCGTCGCGCGCGGCCTGCCGCCGGACGCCGTGGTCGTCGAAGAGGCCATCACCGTGGGCCTGTTGCTCCGCCGGCTGCTACGGCTCGACCGTCCCGGCAGCTACACCCACACCGTCGGCGGCGGCCTGGGCTGGGGCATCGGCGCCGCCGTCGGCCGCTCGCTCGCCGAACCCGGGCGACCCGTCGTCTCGGTCCTCGGGGACGGCTGCGCCCTGTTCGGACTCCAGGGGCTGTGGAGCGCGGCGCGGCAGCAGGTTCCCGTGCTGTTCGTGGTGATGGGCAACGGGAGTTACCGCACGCTTCAGGACACCTACGAGGCGATGGGCGGCCAGGGCAGGTGCCCCGGAACCGAACTGGGGGCGCTGGACTTCACCCGGGCGGCGCGGTTCTTCGGGGTCGACGCCGTCCGGGCGGACAGCGCCGACCATCTGCGTGAACTGGTCGCCGGGGCCGAGGAGTTGACCCGGCCGTTGCTCGTGGACGTACCGCTTCGACCGTCGTGA
- a CDS encoding 3-hydroxyacyl-CoA dehydrogenase NAD-binding domain-containing protein, with product MTESTTIRWEQDDTGIVTLVLDDPDQSANTMNAAFRDSLTVVADRLEAERDSIRGVIVTSAKKTFFAGGDLRDLIRVTPDTAQEFFDGGLAIKRNLRRIETLGKPVVAAINGAALGGGYEIALACHHRIALDAPGSKIGCPEVTLGLLPGGGGVVRTVRLLGITDALLKVLLQGTQYSPRRAQENGLVHEVATTPDELIAKARAFIDANPQSQQPWDKPGYRIPGGTPANPKFAANLPAFPASLRKQTNGAPYPAPRNILAAAVEGAQVDFETAQVIETRYFVELAVGQTSKNMIQAFFFDLQAVNSGANRPQGIESRPVRKVAVLGAGMMGAGIAYSCARAGIDVVLKDVTPEAAGKGKAYSAKLCAKAVSRGRTTQEKADALLARITPTADPQQLAGCDAVIEAVFEDTSLKHKVFQEIQHIVEPDALLCSNTSTLPITALAEGVERQGDFIGLHFFSPVDKMPLVEIIKGERTGDEALARAFDLVRQIKKTPIVVNDSRGFFTSRVIGQFINEGVAMVGEGIEPASIEQAAAQAGYPAKVLSLMDELTLTLPRKIRNESKRAVEEAGGTWPGHPAEAVIDRMVDEFGRTGRSGGAGFYDYGDDGKRAGLWPGLREHFTREGAEIPFKTVPFKDMQERMLFSEALDTVKLLEEGVLTSVADANIGSIFGIGFPGWTGGVLQYINGYEGGLPGFVARARALAERYGERFTPPALLVEKAEKGERFSDAR from the coding sequence ATGACCGAGAGCACCACCATCCGCTGGGAACAGGACGACACCGGGATCGTCACCCTCGTTCTCGACGACCCCGACCAGTCCGCGAACACCATGAACGCGGCCTTCCGCGACTCCCTCACCGTGGTCGCCGACCGCCTGGAGGCCGAGCGGGACTCCATCCGCGGCGTCATCGTCACCTCCGCGAAGAAGACCTTCTTCGCGGGCGGCGACCTGCGCGACCTCATCCGCGTCACGCCGGACACCGCCCAGGAGTTCTTCGACGGCGGCCTCGCCATCAAGCGGAACCTGCGCCGCATCGAGACCCTCGGCAAGCCGGTCGTCGCCGCGATCAACGGCGCGGCCCTGGGCGGCGGTTACGAGATCGCCCTCGCCTGCCACCACCGGATCGCCCTCGACGCGCCCGGCTCGAAGATCGGCTGCCCGGAGGTCACCCTCGGCCTGCTCCCCGGAGGCGGCGGAGTCGTCCGTACGGTACGGCTGTTGGGCATCACCGACGCCCTGCTGAAGGTGCTCCTCCAGGGCACCCAGTACAGCCCGCGCCGCGCCCAGGAGAACGGCCTCGTCCACGAAGTGGCCACCACCCCGGACGAGTTGATCGCCAAGGCCCGCGCCTTCATCGACGCCAACCCGCAGTCGCAGCAGCCCTGGGACAAGCCCGGCTACCGCATCCCGGGCGGCACCCCGGCGAACCCCAAGTTCGCGGCCAACCTGCCCGCCTTCCCGGCCTCCCTGCGCAAGCAGACCAACGGCGCGCCCTACCCGGCCCCGCGCAACATCCTCGCCGCCGCCGTCGAGGGCGCCCAGGTCGACTTCGAGACCGCCCAGGTCATCGAGACCCGCTACTTCGTCGAGCTGGCCGTCGGCCAGACCTCGAAGAACATGATCCAGGCCTTCTTCTTCGACCTCCAGGCCGTCAACTCGGGTGCCAACCGCCCCCAGGGCATCGAGTCCCGCCCGGTCCGCAAGGTCGCCGTCCTCGGCGCCGGGATGATGGGCGCCGGCATCGCCTACTCGTGCGCCCGCGCGGGCATCGACGTCGTCCTGAAGGACGTGACTCCGGAGGCGGCGGGCAAGGGCAAGGCCTACTCCGCGAAGCTCTGCGCCAAGGCCGTCTCCCGCGGCCGTACGACTCAGGAGAAGGCGGACGCGCTGCTCGCCCGCATCACCCCGACCGCCGACCCGCAGCAACTCGCGGGCTGCGACGCGGTGATCGAGGCCGTCTTCGAGGACACCTCGCTCAAGCACAAGGTGTTCCAGGAGATCCAGCACATCGTCGAGCCCGACGCGCTGCTCTGCTCCAACACCTCCACCCTCCCCATCACCGCCCTCGCCGAAGGCGTGGAGCGACAGGGCGACTTCATCGGGCTGCACTTCTTCTCGCCGGTCGACAAGATGCCCCTCGTCGAGATCATCAAGGGCGAGCGCACCGGCGACGAGGCCCTCGCCCGCGCCTTCGACCTGGTTCGGCAGATCAAGAAGACCCCGATCGTCGTCAACGACTCGCGCGGCTTCTTCACCTCACGGGTGATCGGCCAGTTCATCAACGAGGGCGTCGCGATGGTCGGCGAGGGCATCGAGCCCGCGTCCATCGAACAGGCCGCCGCGCAGGCCGGCTACCCGGCCAAGGTCCTTTCCCTGATGGACGAGTTGACGCTCACGCTCCCGCGCAAGATCCGCAACGAGTCCAAGCGCGCGGTGGAAGAGGCGGGCGGCACCTGGCCCGGCCACCCCGCCGAGGCCGTCATCGACCGCATGGTCGACGAGTTCGGCCGCACCGGGCGCAGCGGCGGCGCGGGCTTCTACGACTACGGCGACGACGGCAAGCGGGCCGGTCTGTGGCCGGGCCTGCGCGAGCACTTCACGCGCGAGGGCGCTGAGATCCCCTTCAAGACTGTGCCTTTTAAAGACATGCAGGAACGCATGCTGTTCTCCGAGGCGCTCGACACGGTCAAGCTCCTGGAGGAGGGCGTGCTGACGTCCGTCGCGGACGCCAACATCGGGTCCATCTTCGGCATCGGCTTCCCCGGTTGGACCGGCGGTGTCCTCCAGTACATCAACGGCTACGAGGGCGGCCTGCCCGGCTTCGTAGCACGCGCGCGTGCGCTCGCCGAGCGCTACGGGGAGCGGTTCACGCCGCCCGCGCTGCTCGTGGAGAAGGCCGAGAAGGGGGAGCGGTTCAGCGACGCGCGCTGA
- a CDS encoding acetyl-CoA C-acetyltransferase produces MSTEAYVYDAIRTPRGRGKANGSLHGTKPIDLVVGLIHELRDRFPDLDPAAIDDIVLGVVGPVGDQGSDIARIAAVAAGLPDTVAGVQENRFCASGLEAVNMAAAKVRSGWEDLVLAGGVESMSRVPMASDGGAWFNDPMTNLAVNFVPQGIGADLIATIEGFSRRDVDEYAALSQERAATAWKEGRFERSVVPVRDRSGLVVLDHDEHLRPGTTADSLARLKPSFADIGELGGFDAVALQKYHWVEKIDHVHHAGNSSGIVDGASLVAIGSKEVGERYGLTPRARIVSAAVSGSEPTIMLTGPAPATRKALARAGLTIDDIDLVEINEAFAAVVLRFVRDMGLSLDKVNVNGGAIALGHPLGATGAIILGTLVDELERQDKRYGLATLCVGGGMGIATIVERV; encoded by the coding sequence GTGAGCACCGAAGCGTATGTCTACGACGCGATCCGCACCCCGCGCGGGCGCGGCAAGGCGAATGGATCCCTGCACGGCACGAAGCCCATCGACCTGGTCGTCGGGCTCATCCACGAACTCCGTGACCGCTTCCCGGACCTGGACCCGGCCGCGATCGACGACATCGTGCTCGGCGTCGTCGGCCCGGTCGGCGACCAGGGCTCCGACATCGCCCGGATCGCCGCCGTGGCCGCCGGACTGCCGGACACGGTGGCCGGAGTGCAGGAGAACCGCTTCTGTGCCTCGGGCCTCGAAGCCGTCAACATGGCCGCCGCCAAGGTGCGTTCGGGCTGGGAGGACCTCGTCCTCGCCGGTGGTGTCGAGTCGATGTCCCGGGTGCCGATGGCCTCGGACGGCGGTGCCTGGTTCAACGACCCGATGACGAACCTCGCCGTCAACTTCGTGCCCCAGGGCATCGGCGCCGACCTGATCGCCACGATCGAGGGATTCTCGCGGCGCGACGTGGACGAGTACGCGGCGCTCTCCCAGGAGCGGGCGGCCACCGCCTGGAAGGAGGGCCGCTTCGAGCGGTCCGTCGTCCCCGTCCGCGACCGCAGCGGCCTGGTCGTCCTCGACCACGACGAGCACCTGCGCCCCGGCACCACCGCCGACTCCCTCGCCCGGCTCAAGCCGTCCTTCGCGGACATCGGCGAACTCGGCGGCTTCGACGCCGTGGCCCTCCAGAAGTACCACTGGGTCGAGAAGATCGACCACGTCCACCACGCGGGCAACTCCTCCGGCATCGTCGACGGCGCCTCGCTCGTCGCCATCGGCTCCAAGGAGGTCGGCGAGCGCTACGGCCTCACCCCCCGCGCGCGGATCGTCTCCGCGGCCGTCTCCGGCTCCGAGCCGACCATCATGCTCACCGGCCCCGCGCCCGCCACCCGCAAGGCCCTCGCCCGGGCCGGGCTGACCATCGACGACATCGACCTCGTCGAGATCAACGAGGCCTTCGCCGCGGTCGTCCTGCGCTTCGTGCGCGACATGGGTCTGTCCCTGGACAAGGTCAACGTCAACGGCGGCGCGATCGCGCTGGGCCACCCGCTCGGCGCGACCGGCGCGATCATCCTCGGCACGCTCGTCGACGAACTGGAGCGCCAGGACAAGCGCTACGGCCTCGCCACGCTGTGCGTGGGCGGCGGCATGGGCATCGCCACGATCGTCGAACGCGTCTGA
- a CDS encoding CaiB/BaiF CoA transferase family protein: MTAATTPGHGPLSGVRVVELAGIGPGPFAAMFLADLGADVVRVDRPGGPVLAVNPEYDITNRNKRSVLVDLKAPDGPARVLDLVERADILIEGNRPGVTERLGVGPEPCHARNPRLVYGRMTGWGQDGPLAERAGHDIAYIALTGTLGMIGSPGEPPPVPANLLGDYAGGALYLVVGVLAALHHARVTGTGQVVDAAIVDGTAHLSAMIHGMLAAGSWQDRRSANLLDGGCPYYGTYETADGRHMAVGALEPRFYDEFVDLLGLADFADARRDWTRWGELREAVAARFRSRTRDEWTAVFAGTDACVAPVLSLREAPHHPHLAARGTFTEHGGITQPAPAPRFSATPTSVRGGPALPGADTSDVARDWELPGLLDAVDDPQRGNPSASL; this comes from the coding sequence ATGACAGCGGCAACGACGCCCGGGCACGGCCCGCTCTCCGGCGTGCGCGTCGTCGAGCTGGCCGGGATCGGCCCCGGCCCCTTCGCGGCCATGTTCCTCGCCGACCTGGGCGCCGACGTCGTCCGCGTCGACCGGCCCGGCGGCCCGGTGCTCGCCGTCAACCCCGAGTACGACATCACCAACCGCAACAAGCGCTCGGTCCTCGTCGACCTGAAGGCGCCGGACGGCCCCGCGCGCGTGCTCGACCTGGTGGAACGCGCGGACATCCTCATCGAGGGCAACCGCCCCGGCGTCACCGAGCGCCTCGGCGTGGGCCCCGAGCCCTGTCACGCCCGCAACCCCCGCCTCGTCTACGGCCGGATGACCGGGTGGGGCCAGGACGGCCCCCTCGCCGAGCGCGCCGGGCACGACATCGCGTACATCGCGCTCACCGGCACCCTCGGCATGATCGGGTCCCCCGGGGAGCCCCCGCCCGTCCCCGCCAACCTCCTCGGCGACTACGCGGGCGGCGCGCTCTACCTCGTCGTCGGCGTCCTCGCGGCCCTGCACCACGCGCGCGTGACCGGCACCGGCCAGGTCGTCGACGCGGCCATCGTCGACGGCACCGCCCACCTCTCCGCGATGATCCACGGCATGCTCGCGGCCGGCAGCTGGCAGGACCGGCGTTCCGCCAACCTCCTCGACGGCGGCTGCCCGTACTACGGCACCTACGAGACCGCCGACGGCAGGCACATGGCCGTAGGCGCCCTGGAGCCGCGGTTCTACGACGAGTTCGTGGATCTGCTCGGCCTCGCGGACTTCGCCGACGCGCGCCGGGACTGGACCCGTTGGGGCGAGTTGCGCGAGGCGGTCGCGGCCCGCTTCCGCAGCCGTACGCGGGACGAGTGGACCGCCGTCTTCGCGGGCACGGACGCGTGCGTGGCGCCCGTGCTGTCGCTGCGCGAGGCCCCGCACCATCCCCACCTCGCCGCGCGCGGCACCTTCACCGAGCACGGCGGGATCACCCAGCCCGCCCCCGCACCCCGGTTCTCCGCGACGCCCACCTCGGTGCGCGGCGGGCCCGCCCTGCCCGGCGCGGACACGTCCGACGTGGCCCGGGACTGGGAACTCCCCGGACTTCTCGACGCCGTCGACGACCCTCAGCGAGGAAACCCCTCGGCGAGTCTTTGA
- a CDS encoding MmcQ/YjbR family DNA-binding protein gives MAVSDNALKKRAKVREFALGLPGAVEEFPWGETVAKANKKVFVFLGVDDGSHPPGMTVKLTDEAAHAHALTAPGAQPAGYGLGKAGWVHLPLAERGAPAAELLCDWVEESYRAIAPKRLIAELDEQGSSRP, from the coding sequence GTGGCCGTGAGCGACAACGCCCTGAAGAAGCGGGCGAAAGTACGCGAGTTCGCCCTCGGGCTGCCGGGCGCCGTCGAGGAGTTCCCGTGGGGCGAGACTGTCGCGAAGGCCAACAAGAAGGTGTTCGTCTTCCTCGGTGTCGACGACGGCAGCCACCCGCCGGGCATGACGGTCAAGCTCACCGACGAGGCGGCGCACGCCCACGCGCTCACCGCACCCGGCGCCCAACCCGCGGGTTACGGCCTCGGCAAGGCCGGCTGGGTGCACCTGCCGCTCGCCGAGCGGGGCGCCCCGGCCGCCGAGCTGCTGTGCGACTGGGTGGAGGAGAGTTATCGCGCGATCGCCCCGAAGCGCCTGATAGCCGAGTTGGACGAGCAGGGCAGCAGCAGGCCGTGA
- a CDS encoding saccharopine dehydrogenase family protein has translation MSRLNRTDRPYDIVLFGATGFVGVLTAEYLAAHAPEGLRWAIAGRDELKLKRLRERLPGGISVGVVRADASDPASLRELTEHARVVATTVGPYVTYGEDLVAACADAGTDYLDLSGEPEFVDLTYVRHDARARETGARLVHSAGFDSIPHDLGAYFTVQQLPEGVPLTVDGFVTVDAMFSGGTFATALTQLGRGRQVLAAARERRRHEPRLVGRRAGAPMGAPRFAGEVGSWAVPLPTIDPQVVQRSARALERYGPDFRYRHYAAVRHLPVALGGVTAAGALATVAQLPPARRWLSDRLKPGDGPSPEKRAKSWFSVKFVGEGGGRRVFTEVAGGDPGYDETAKMFAESALSLALDELPPTAGQVTTAVAMGDALIERLRSAGITFRVAASR, from the coding sequence ATGAGCAGGCTGAACAGGACGGACCGTCCCTACGACATCGTGCTCTTCGGAGCCACGGGCTTCGTCGGCGTGCTCACCGCGGAGTATCTCGCCGCGCACGCGCCCGAGGGCCTGCGCTGGGCGATCGCGGGCCGCGACGAACTCAAACTGAAGCGCCTGCGCGAACGGCTGCCCGGCGGCATATCGGTCGGCGTGGTCCGGGCCGACGCCTCCGACCCGGCCTCCCTGCGCGAACTCACCGAGCACGCGCGCGTGGTGGCCACGACCGTCGGCCCCTACGTCACCTACGGCGAGGACCTCGTCGCCGCCTGCGCGGACGCCGGCACGGACTATCTCGACCTGAGCGGCGAGCCGGAGTTCGTCGACCTGACGTACGTCCGCCACGACGCACGCGCGCGTGAGACCGGCGCACGGCTGGTGCACTCCGCCGGCTTCGACTCGATCCCGCACGACCTGGGGGCGTACTTCACCGTCCAGCAATTGCCGGAGGGGGTGCCCTTGACGGTGGACGGTTTCGTGACCGTCGACGCGATGTTCTCCGGCGGTACGTTCGCCACGGCGCTGACCCAACTCGGGCGCGGCAGGCAGGTGTTGGCGGCCGCCCGGGAGCGGCGCCGCCATGAGCCACGGCTGGTGGGGCGCCGGGCCGGTGCGCCCATGGGGGCACCGCGGTTCGCCGGGGAGGTCGGCTCCTGGGCGGTGCCCCTGCCGACCATCGACCCGCAGGTCGTTCAACGATCCGCGCGGGCTCTGGAACGCTACGGCCCCGACTTCCGCTACCGCCACTACGCGGCCGTACGACACCTCCCCGTGGCGCTCGGCGGTGTCACGGCGGCCGGTGCACTCGCCACGGTCGCCCAACTCCCGCCCGCCCGCCGCTGGTTGTCCGACCGCCTCAAGCCCGGCGACGGACCGAGCCCCGAGAAGCGCGCGAAGAGCTGGTTCTCCGTGAAGTTCGTCGGCGAGGGCGGCGGCCGCCGGGTCTTCACGGAGGTCGCGGGCGGTGACCCCGGCTACGACGAGACGGCGAAGATGTTCGCCGAGTCGGCCCTCTCCCTCGCCCTCGACGAACTCCCGCCCACAGCAGGGCAGGTGACGACGGCGGTGGCGATGGGCGACGCGCTCATCGAACGACTCCGCAGCGCGGGCATCACGTTCCGGGTGGCGGCGAGCCGCTGA
- the mmpA gene encoding morphogenic membrane protein MmpA, which yields MTTHRSPKPVAHPSQPVERVVMVALVLSVAAGLAWIGGMIYTLWP from the coding sequence ATGACAACGCACCGTTCCCCGAAGCCCGTTGCCCATCCGAGCCAGCCCGTCGAGCGGGTCGTGATGGTCGCGCTCGTCCTGTCCGTGGCGGCGGGCCTCGCCTGGATCGGCGGGATGATCTACACGCTGTGGCCGTGA